The following are encoded together in the Danaus plexippus chromosome 15, MEX_DaPlex, whole genome shotgun sequence genome:
- the LOC116766166 gene encoding semaphorin-2A-like encodes MGGQGQWAAGLVWVVLASALADSWTAYQEQPCCRPVTHHRIRHHRDHIREFSCGNLFYRTLYMNEDRNTLYVGAMDRIFKLNMSDISQSHCERDALLLEASNVARCVSKGKSEPFECRNHIRVLQPLGDGERLYVCGTNAHSPKDFVVYLNLTHLPRHEYVPGVGLGVAKCPYDPADNSTAVWVTQGNPGGLPALYAGTNAEFTKADPVIFRNDLFDFRTGQKRFNFKRTLKYDSKWLDKTNFVGSFDVGEYVLFFFRETAVEFMNCGKAVYSRVARVCKHDTGGKHILSQNWATYLKARLNCSIPGEFPFYFDEIQSVYQMPGDPSRFYAAFTTGASDGLIGSAICTYTMEDIQEAFAGRFKEQATSSSAWLPVLRARVPSPRPGTCVNSTEALPDNVLNFIRSHPLMDSAVRHEGDTPAFYKRDLVLTTLVVDRQFVDMLGDDITYTVFYAGTSQGEVYKIVQWTGGGSRVADVWRAAGDEPVRALAISRQLHELYLATDNRLRQLPLRACAHRYDSCVRCVLDPYCGWDKEVGACRPYAPGLLHDATNSTPSICEASAPLKTVRAGYGQSVHLAAFGKTPESLKDQHVTWYHHSREKGRNKIIYNWERVLQTSERGLVLLSVSDSDRGRYECYYGPTLIASYNLDIDIHRCTQPNKSQEYKQVYSDWCHEFEKYKSAMKAWESRQLQCSKNTNASSQQNSMSNEIVASLR; translated from the exons ATCACATAAGAGAATTCTCGTGTGGGAATCTTTTTTATCGTACACTGTACATGAACGAAGACAGAAACACGCTTTACGTCGGTGCTAT GGATCGAATATTTAAGCTTAATATGTCAGATATAAGTCAATCACATTGtgag AGAGATGCACTGCTATTAGAAGCAAGTAACGTAGCGCGATGTGTAAGCAAAGGCAAATCAGAGCCGTTTGAATGCAGAAACCACATCCGAGTACTGCAGCCGCTTGGCGATGGTGAACGCTTGTACGTGTGCGGCACCAACGCACACAGTCCAAAAGACTTCGTGGTTTAT TTGAACCTGACACATCTACCGAGGCACGAATACGTGCCAGGAGTGGGCTTGGGGGTTGCCAAGTGCCCCTACGACCCAGCAGACAATAGCACTGCGGTGTGGGTCACGCAGGGCAATCCCGGCGGCCTGCCAGCTCTTTACGCGGGCACTAACGCCGAATTTACTAAAGCGGACCCGGTCATATTTAGAAATGACCTCTTTGATTTTCGAACAGGTCAAAAGAGGTTCAACTTCAAACGGACTCTCAAGTATGACTCCAAATGGCTGGATA AAACCAATTTCGTGGGGTCATTTGATGTCGGTGAATAcgttcttttcttttttcgtGAAACCGCCGTGGAGTTCATGAATTGTGGGAAAGCAGTTTACTCTCGGGTAGCAAGAGTATGCAAACATGACACCGGCGGCAAGCACATTCTAAGCCAAAATTGGGCTACTTATTTGAAAGCCAGGCTCAACTGTAGCATACCAGGAGAATTTCCATTCTACTTTGATGAAATAC agAGCGTATATCAAATGCCTGGTGACCCCAGTAGATTCTACGCAGCTTTTACGACCGGCGCCAGTGATGGCTTAATCGGATCTGCAATTTGTACATACACCATGGAAGATATTCAAGAAGCTTTTGCCGGCAGGTTCAAAGAGCAA GCGACTTCAAGTTCAGCGTGGCTGCCAGTACTAAGAGCCAGGGTACCCTCCCCGCGACCGGGAACCTGTGTAAACTCTACAGAAGCATTGCCTGACAACGTTCTTAACTTTATAAG ATCTCACCCGTTAATGGATTCTGCGGTGCGTCATGAAGGAGATACTCCAGCGTTTTACAAACGTGACCTGGTCCTCACAACCTTAGTAGTAGACAGACAGTTTGTTGATATGCTTGGAGATGATATCACATATACAGTGTTCTATGCTGGCACCA GTCAGGGTGAGGTATATAAGATAGTTCAGTGGACGGGCGGCGGATCTCGTGTGGCGGATGTGTGGCGCGCCGCTGGTGACGAGCCCGTCAGAGCTCTAGCGATCTCAAGACAGCTTCACGAGCTATACCTAGCCACAGACAATAGGCTGAGACAACTTCCGCTACGTGCGTGCGCGCACCG TTACGACAGTTGCGTGCGCTGTGTGCTAGACCCCTACTGCGGTTGGGACAAGGAAGTGGGAGCATGTCGTCCGTACGCCCCCGGGCTACTTCACGACGCCACAAACTCTACACCATCGATCTGTGAAGCCAGCGCCCCTCTGAAAACAGTCAGGGCGGGCTACGGTCAGAGTGTACATCTGGCGGCATTTGGAAAAACGCCAGAGTCGCTAAAAGATCAGCACGTTACTTGGTACCACCATTCTAGGGAGAAGGGtcgtaataaaatcatttacaa CTGGGAGCGAGTGCTTCAGACGTCAGAGCGCGGTTTAGTGTTACTGTCAGTGTCAGATTCTGACAGAGGACGTTACGAATGCTATTACGGGCCCACACTCATCGCCTCGTATAATTTAGACATAGATATTCACAG atGTACACAACCTAACAAATCTCAGGAGTATAAACAAGTTTACTCGGACTGGTGTCACGaattcgaaaaatataagaGCGCAATGAAAGCCTGGGAATCCAGACAACTG CAATGCTCCAAAAACACGAATGCATCGAGCCAGCAAAACAGCATGAGCAACGAGATAGTGGCCTCCCTGCGGTGA